In Podospora pseudoanserina strain CBS 124.78 chromosome 5, whole genome shotgun sequence, a single window of DNA contains:
- a CDS encoding hypothetical protein (COG:C; EggNog:ENOG503PFTT; antiSMASH:Cluster_2), which produces MAQITSAHLQTHNTAKDLWVAVHGYVYDLTSFAADHPGGIDVLLECAGTDASEPYDYAGHGDDATTTMQKFRVGELAGYHHAKSKTHTGGGRPVAESAGGTGSSSWIVKAASVLNSRMILSCLIGGAALLGLKLLQRAPVEGVDGRSFSGVEPVYSFLGGLLVATVVCLVGAGYVYNEFNRTLKPEKDVFDYPALIPRRRDQKLETLST; this is translated from the exons ATGGCACAAATCACCAGCGCACACCTCCAGACGCACAACACAGCCAAAGACCTCTGGGTGGCAGTTCATGGATACG TCTACGACCTGACCTCATTCGCAGCCGACCACCCTGGCGGCATTGACGTCCTTCTCGAATGCGCCGGCACTGACGCAAGCGAGCCGTACGACTACGCTGGGCATGGCGATGATGCGACAACGACGATGCAAAAGTTTAGGGTTGGGGAGCTCGCTGGGTATCACCATGCCAAGAGCAAGACGCACACGGGTGGGGGTAGGCCTGTTGCAGAGTCTGCTGGTGGTACggggtcgtcgtcgtggaTTGTGAAGGCCGCATCGGTGCTCAATTCCAGGATGATTTTGTCCTGTCTGATCGGCGGTGCTGCGTTGCTTGGGTTGAAATTACTTCAGCGAGCGCCtgttgaaggggtggatgggcGATCGTTCAGTGGGGTGGAACCAGTGTATTCGTtcttgggggggttgctTGTCGCCACGGTGGTCTgtcttgttggtgctgggtATGTCTACAATGAGTTTAATCGGACGCTGAAGCCTGAGAAGGACGTGTTCGATTATCCAGCGCTCATTCCAAGGAGAAGAGACCAAAAGCTTGAAACATTGAGCACTTAG
- a CDS encoding hypothetical protein (SMCOG1034:cytochrome P450; antiSMASH:Cluster_2; COG:Q; EggNog:ENOG503PAES), which translates to MQQQFHLGTLIQGHCHEVDMSTMETLDELKSELGRTFGFVDAMSITFHSPTIGTLTSLEEVKYCDGPVELRGSQDSSVRIPPGPKTLPVVGNHYELYPDPLGNFDRLFSRYGPMIKTVNMGTTTYHTNDPEISRHILLEGEFFTKATSNPSHPLYYLSEQNALFTCDTASPAFAISHKFVPPALSPRAIAHHAPLIRAAARDIFPVLDELSIKDLAFNVYQYMFKMGGQVIWRVVAGQDLQHFKAVNTPPALPIRLFGQYLHLMKKVSLRPAWYGLLPFGDAARLRAVRDVLWAEIARALRECASPDGETLSLSDPTASLKATCIADYLSLVRDDKGQGLPEEVLLANTVAVLGAGFTTSASLLSWSLYALVKYPGNQERLLQELVDHGADSEKDWTYDQLHAMKFLDSFIKETQRLHSPSFQTTRNAKKDLILPGGYFIPEGSVVTTCFPSLHKNPAHWDSPLKFDPDRWLEQGFAAQAARKGLYTPFAAGKRGCVGFNLALAEVKMVLAELVYNYKFEDASPEAVVYDPEFLVTRPLNFYASATRRTEWPSKRAE; encoded by the exons ATGCAGCAGCAATTTCACCTCGGGACGCTCATTCAGGGGCACTGCCACGAGGTCGACATGTCCACGATGGAGACACTCGACGAGCTCAAAAGTGAATTGGGGAGGACTTTTGGATTTGTCGATGCAATGT CGATCACTTTCCATAGCCCCACAATAGGAACGCTGACTTCTCTTGAAGAAGTCAAGTATTGTGATGGCCCGGTGGAGCTACGAGGATCCCAAGATTCATCGGTCCGCATTCCGCCCGGACCAAAGACGCTTCCTGTCGTCGGTAACCACTATGAGCTGTATCCCGACCCCCTTGGAAATTTCGACAGACTCTTTTCACGATACGGGCCCATGATCAAGACTGTAAACATGGGAACAACAACTTACCACACCAATGACCCAGAAATATCACGACACATTTTGCTCGAGGGAGAATTCTTCACCAAAGCAACATCCAACCCCTCGCACCCGTTGTACTACCTCAGCGAGCAGAATGCACTCTTCACCTGTGACACAGCATCCCCTGCCTTTGCCATCAGCCACAAATTTGTGCCACCTGCACTGTCACCCCGCGCCATAGCTCACCATGCACCACTCATCAGAGCAGCAGCGCGGGATATTTTCCCCGTCCTTGATGAGCTCTCCATCAAAGACCTTGCATTCAACGTCTATCAATACATGTTCAAAATGGGCGGCCAGGTTATTTGGCGTGTAGTAGCCGGACAGGACCTGCAGCATTTCAAAGCGGTCAACACACCGCCGGCGTTACCAATCAGGCTGTTTGGGCAATATCTGCACCTCATGAAGAAAGTCTCGTTGCGCCCCGCTTGGTACGGACTACTGCCGTTTGGGGATGCAGCCCGACTTCGTGCAGTGCGCGATGTACTTTGGGCGGAGATTGCCAGAGCCCTGAGGGAATGTGCTTCACCTGACGGGGAGACGCTGTCGCTATCAGATCCGACTGCGTCGTTGAAAGCGACATGTATTGCTGATTATCTCAGCCTGGTTAGAGACGACAAGGGCCAGGGACTACCTGAGGAGGTGCTTTTGGCCAACACTGTGGCGGTGCTGGGTGCTGGTTTCACTACCAGTGCCTCGCTACTGTCATGGAGTCTCTATGCGCTAGTAAAATATCCAGGCAATCAAGAGAGGCTCCTGCAAGAGCTTGTCGACCATGGGGCAGACAGCGAGAAGGACTGGACTTACGACCAGTTGCATGCCATGAAGTTTCTCGACTCCTTCATCAAAGAAACGCAACGGCTCCACAGTCCAAGTTTCCAGACAACGAGAAACGCAAAGAAGGATCTCATCTTGCCTGGTGGTTACTTCATCCCGGAGGGCTCCGTCGTCACGACGTGCTTTCCAAGCCTGCACAAGAATCCAGCTCACTGGGACAGCCCATTGAAATTTGACCCCGACAGGTGGCTCGAGCAGGGGTTTGCTGCCCAGGCAGCTCGCAAGGGGCTTTACACACCCTTTGCTGCAGGTAAAAGAGGATGTGTGGGGTTTAATCTGGCACTggccgaggtcaagatggTGTTGGCTGAATTGGTATACAACTATAAGTTTGAGGATGCGTCGCCGGAAGCTGTTGTTTATGACCCAGAGTTTCTGGTCACTCGGCCACTCAACTTCTATGCGAGTGCCACGAGGAGGACGGAATGGCCATCGAAGAGAGCTGAGTAA
- a CDS encoding hypothetical protein (EggNog:ENOG503P4FP; COG:J; antiSMASH:Cluster_2): MSHLPCFCYKGFGEEKRQELWYSQAVRIGDQIECSGQGGWNPETSEVHKSLSDEFDQAFKNVDLALRTAGGKGWCQVYKIRVYLTIIDDEAVEALVRNLRTWMPDHQPIMTAIGVNKLGLEGMRIEVEAVAHDPEGAAKHAAEEAAGSH, encoded by the exons ATGTCCCACCTTCCGTGTTTTTGCTACAAAGGATTTGGCGAAGAGAAGCGCCAGGAGCTTTGGTACAGCCAGGCTGTGCGTATCGGAGACCAAATTGAGTGCTCTGGTCAAG GCGGCTGGAACCCCGAAACAAGCGAAGTCCACAAGAGCTTGTCCGACGAGTTCGACCAGGCGTTCAAGAATGTCGATCTAGCCCTTCGCACCGCTGGCGGAAAGGGGTGGTGCCAGGTGTACAAAATCCGGGTGTATCTTACCATCATTGACGACGAAGCGGTTGAGGCGTTGGTTCGCAACCTGAGGACGTGGATGCCGGATCATCAGCCTATTATGACGGCGATTGGGGTGAATAAGTTGGGCTTGGAAGGGATGAGGATCGAGGTGGAGGCTGTTGCTCATGATCCCGAGGGGGCTGCGAAGCATGCTGCGGAGGAGGCAGCTGGTTCGCATTAG
- a CDS encoding hypothetical protein (EggNog:ENOG503P94G; COG:S; antiSMASH:Cluster_2), whose product MFGTLNVAHDVRQQTPLKFVENKDLSSALSRNSREKPHVSCEFCRSRKVRCSGQPSGCNRCQAVGTQCRYPPREPRRKNRAGTGGDKTGTSTQSQKPKSDSKPSNEQNQGLKFSKRGTSEEGDGSAPGVDPQLLDQEMKSNSYWYQEFGGHGLATPISLHSGEEQGSNDRLDDWLDTNGILESEFPSIPGRVDDFHHFNTDMLNFGTVDSGNDNYFDALKQSAPTTPALVNFPDHMVLFEASASIPERNPSNKNASNHQETLRHLSPLSSCPSSHNPATPLTAEDTQMANMAELSATSGSCGCLQLAACLLEELGTKAAAGDCDRVRMDVLLGDFRDALTQCTDILDCERCVEAREINMLLAMSAKYTSTMCQRLAVCYADLKRARGSEKDGGGVGDLRFSTYQIESLKEQVEVLGCLVMVQIDDFAQIIARLKTRPGIRKGHLTLLAEARNKVNALQVLLRGRQESSFVNSVNNRY is encoded by the exons ATGTTTGGAACATTAAACGTAGCGCATGATGTTCGGCAACAGACACCGTTAAAGTTTGTGGAGAACAAAGATCTATCATCGGCACTGAGCCGAAACAGTCGAGAGAAACCTCATGTCTCCTGTGAGTTTTGCAGGTCGAGAAAA GTTCGATGCAGTGGTCAGCCCTCGGGTTGTAATCGATGCCAGGCTGTAGGAACCCAATGCAGGTACCCTCCGCGTGAGCCACGACGGAAGAACCGAGCCGGAACTGGCGGTGACAAGACTGGCACCAGCACCCAGTCCCAAAAGCCAAAGTCAGATTCAAAGCCGTCGAATGAGCAGAATCAGGGTCTAAAGTTCAGCAAACGTGGAACATCtgaagagggagacgggTCAGCGCCAGGAGTCGACCCGCAACTTTTGGATCAAGAGATGAAGAGTAATAGTTACTGGTACCAAGAGTTTGGCGGTCATGGTCTGGCTACTCCCATCTCACTGCACTCTGGTGAAGAACAAGGCAGTAATGACAGACTGGACGACTGGTTGGACACCAACGGCATTTTGGAGTCAGAATTTCCCTCGATCCCGGGAAGGGTGGACGATTTCCACCATTTCAATACCGACATGCTGAACTTTGGCACTGTGGATAGTGGGAATGACAATTATTTCGATG CCCTCAAACAATCAGCACCTACAACTCCGGCTCTTGTGAACTTCCCGGATCACATGGTCCTGTTCGAGGCCTCGGCCTCAATTCCTGAAAGAAATCCATCCAACAAGAATGCTTCCAACCACCAGGAAACGCTCAGGCATCTATCACCATTGTCATCATGCCCATCGAGCCACAATCCTGCCACCCCATTGACTGCCGAAGATACACAGATGGCGAATATGGCCGAGTTATCCGCGACGAGCGGCTCGTGTGGTTGTCTCCAGCTCGCAGCATGTCTCCTTGAGGAGCTGGGTACAAAAGCGGCAGCAGGAGACTGTGACCGTGTTCGGATGGATGTCTTGTTGGGCGACTTCCGCGATGCACTCACACAATGCACTGACATTCTTGATTGCGAGCGCTGTGTTGAGGCACGGGAAATCAACATGCTCTTGGCCATGTCTGCAAAATACACGAGCACAATGTGCCAACGATTGGCAGTATGTTATGCAGACCTCAAGCGAGCTCGGGGCTCGGAGaaagatggtgggggagtaGGGGACTTGAGGTTCTCGACGTACCAGATCGAAAGTCTCAAGGAGCAAGTCGAGGTGCTTGGCTGTCTTGTGATGGTCCAGATAGACGACTTTGCGCAGATAATCGCGAGGTTGAAGACACGCCCGGGCATTCGGAAGGGACACTTGACGCTGCtggcggaggcgaggaacAAGGTCAACGCCTTGCAGGTCTTGTTGCGTGGAAGACAGGAGAGTTCGTTTGTGAACAGTGTAAATAATAGGTATTAG
- a CDS encoding hypothetical protein (EggNog:ENOG503P41J; COG:S; antiSMASH:Cluster_2): MGSRCAEPASEHSSTGYLYACSPFSQPCSYFFSVSVVYFPTFNLNGLLHFLGVSFLPTFTMRVLCLHGVGSSGKMLEAQLRPFLKAVDPSFDFVFVDGPFPCERGPGMAAFDGPFFSHTAGYSPEQMIEAHEHLDRTVDDLGPFDGILGFSQGGALALSYLHRKQTQNELRPFKFALIMSSVIPCSADVGVCEEVIQSLCDQTDPSAVDQDQRVFLELLDRTVGEARKNNALLPDIDLSIYEAGGDPSLAPRIMHPSFVKQKIWIPTVHVAGKKDYSFMRAMSDVAYAVCEPKLAKKMVHSGGHQPPQKPSEVKEVIRALDWAIGMSDRFAHWNL, from the exons ATGGGCAGCAGGTGCGCAGAGCCTGCAAGCGAGCATTCCTCGACGGGCTATCTGTATGCATGTTCCCCATTCAGTCAGCCCTGTTCATATTTCTTTTCAGTCTCTGTTGTTTACTTTCCAACGTTCAACTTGAACGGTTTGTTGCATTTCCTTGGTGTATCATTCTTACCAACCTTTACCATGCGTGTGTTGTGTCTCCACGGAGTAGGCAGCTCGGGGAAGATGTTGGAGGCCCAGCTCCGGCCATTTCTCAAGGCAGTCGATCCAAGCTTTGACTTTGTCTTTGTGGATGGGCCATTCCCTTGCGAGCGAGGTCCTG GCATGGCCGCCTTCGATGGTCCTTTCTTCTCCCACACGGCTGGGTACTCACCAGAACAAATGATCGAAGCCCATGAGCACCTCGACAGGACAGTTGACGACCTCGGTCCCTTTGATGGCATCCTCGGCTTCAGCCAAGGCGgtgccctcgccctctcctaCCTTCACAGAAAGCAAACGCAGAATGAACTCCGCCCTTTCAAGTTCGCCTTGATCATGTCGTCTGTCATCCCCTGCTCCGCCGATGTCGGTGTCTGTGAGGAGGTTATCCAAAGTCTCTGCGATCAAACGGATCCTTCAGCAGTCGATCAGGACCAGCGTGTCTttctcgagcttctcgatcGCACTGTGGGAGAGGCCAGAAAAAACAATGCCCTCTTGCCGGATATTGACCTTAGCATCTATGAGGCCGGGGGTGATCCGTCATTAGCGCCAAGGATTATGCACCCTTCGTTCGTCAAGCAGAAGATCTGGATCCCGACTGTTCATGTCGCGGGAAAAAAGGACTACAGCTTCATGAGGGCCATGTCGGACGTGGCGTATGCTGTTTGTGAACCCAAGctggcgaagaagatggtgcACAGCGGTGGCCACCAGCCACCACAGAAGCCGAgcgaggtgaaggaggtgatcAGGGCTTTGGACTGGGCTATTGGGATGAGCGATCGTTTTGCGCACTGGAATCTTTAG
- a CDS encoding hypothetical protein (SMCOG1010:NAD-dependent epimerase/dehydratase; COG:S; antiSMASH:Cluster_2; EggNog:ENOG503P1YI) has product MTNPSAAPVSTKFLNVLVIGANGYLGTAICSAFLRTNAPPTSFRVHGLIRRESAAHQLAMNEVIPIIGSLSEPDMVRTAVLSHSPVWDIIVTCTEPSRATEAAHWSDLLAFIQDLASESAFHGVRPFVLWSSGCKDYGTTGLHGEKSLTPHSEDSPLQSHPIIRGRMDAALRVLEVAGAEGSDFTAAVVRATPVFGYSGSYYGAAFDYAAAFAGAFGKDDIRSRTLDFTSDEGTIMHGVHVDDCGEGYVALATAALPDDDRRRRIAGKVFNISGRRYETLREVGAALAQEYGFGHGARFGLAQDELPEAVSGHNCGLVFGWSQWVSSERIRNLTHWCDKRSLFSENIGVYRLAYEAAVEAGLDDVEKVRRRMAGNWGDDHKATE; this is encoded by the coding sequence ATGACCAACCCGTCAGCAGCACCAGTTTCAACCAAGTTCCTAAACGTCCTTGTCATCGGCGCAAATGGCTACCTTGGAACTGCCATTTGCAGCGCCTTTCTACGAACCAACgctccaccaacctcctttCGAGTCCACGGCCTCATCCGCCGCGAATCAGCCGCCCACCAACTGGCAATGAACGAagtcatccccatcatcggcTCTCTCTCCGAACCCGACATGGTCCGCACGGCTGTCTTGTCCCACAGCCCTGTCTGGGACATAATCGTCACCTGCACCGAACCCTCCAGAGCCACCGAAGCAGCCCACTGGTCTGACCTCTTGGCGTTCATCCAGGACTTGGCCTCGGAGTCCGCCTTCCACGGGGTTCGCCCCTTCGTCCTCTGGTCGTCCGGCTGTAAAGACTACGGCACGACAGGATTACACGGTGAAAAGAGCCTCACGCCGCATTCGGAGGACTCACCGCTTCAGTCTCACCCCATCATCCGCGGCCGGATGGACGCCGCGTTGCGCGTTCTTGAGGTGGCCGGTGCTGAAGGATCTGACTTTACGGCTGCCGTGGTGAGGGCTACACCTGTCTTTGGATATAGCGGGAGCTACTACGGCGCTGCGTTCGATTATGCCGCGGCATTTGCTGGTGCCTTCGGGAAAGATGATATCAGGAGTCGAACCCTGGACTTCACGTCAGATGAGGGGACGATCATGCATGGAGTTCACGTTGATGACTGCGGTGAAGGTTACGTGGCCCTGGCGACGGCGGCTCTACCGGACGATGATCGTAGACGGAGAATCGCTGGCAAAGTCTTCAACATTTCTGGGAGGAGATATGAGACATTGCGCGAAGTAGGCGCCGCCTTAGCGCAGGAGTATGGATTCGGACACGGAGCGAGGTTCGGTCTAGCTCAAGACGAGCTGCCAGAAGCGGTTTCTGGGCATAATTGTGGACTCGTCTTTGGCTGGAGCCAATGGGTGAGCAGTGAAAGGATTCGGAACCTGACCCATTGGTGTGACAAACGGTCGCTCTTCTCAGAGAATATCGGTGTCTATAGGCTGGCTTATGaagctgctgttgaggctggaTTGGATGACGTGGAAAAAGTGAGAAGACGGATGGCTGGGAACTGGGGGGATGATCACAAGGCTACGGAGTAG